DNA from Streptomyces sp. Edi4:
CACCAGGTGACCTTCCTGTCCGCGCGAAGCACTACTCCCCAGCGTTCCGACAGCGCCTCCACAAGCACCAGCCCTCGTCCCGACTCGTCATCAGTCCCGGCCTCCCGGCGAGTTGGTAGCGCGCATGCAGCCGGATCGATCACCTCGATGCGCAGGGACCTTCCACTCATGGACACGGCAAGCGTCGTGGGGGTCTGCCGTCCCACATGCGTGATCACATTTGTCACGAGTTCCGTCGCGCACAGCTGAGCGGGCTCGACGAGGTGCGGCAAGCCCCACACAGTCAAATTGCGGCGCACGATGCGCCTCAAGTCCCCCAGTCCCTCCGGCTCCGCCATGAACGGAAGGTCCCACGCCTTCCGATCGATCCCGAATCGGCACTTCTCCATCACAGCCGCCCTTGCCCAGTCGCCCATGTTTGCCCGTGCAGCGTGCAGTCCGACGCTTCTTCAGGTTGCCAGTGAAACTCTCAATTTGGAACTCTCACAAGCGACTTGTAGGTGTGAACGACAGACATACGCGCCCCCGGCGTGCGCTGCCTTGTACCGACCGGGGTGTGCCAGGCACGCTCAGGGAGATCGACATGAAGGGCCACCACCATGGCAGTTGGGCCAACTACTCGCAGGCGCCAGCTCGGCGCCGACCTACGTCGCCTCCGTGAGCACAAGGGGCTCACTCTGGAGGAGGCCGGCGCACTCGTCAGCGTCTCCAAAGCCACTCTGAGTCGCTACGAGACCAAGGAAGGGGCGGTCAAGTGGCCGACCGTAGAAGCTCTGTGTCGCGCATACGGCGCCACCGACGAAGAACGTAGAACGCTTGTTGAGTTGGCCAAGGGCGCCAGGATTCAAGGTTGGTGGCGATCGCTCGCCGACCCCATCCCGGAGTCCATGAACCTGATGTTGACCCTGGAGGACGAGGTCGTCCGGGAGGATCACTACGCGTGCATGTACGTTCCCGGGCTTCTGCAGACACGCGCGTACGCCGAGGCCGTCCATCGGGCATCGGAGATGCGCTGCACCGAGCAGGAGATCGCGCACATGGTGGACATCCGCATGAAGCGCCAAGAGCTCCTCGTCCGTGACGATGCTCCGCACATCTGGGCGGTGGTCGATGAAGCGGTCATCCGCCGCATGGTCGGGGGCAAAGAGGTCATGCGGGAGCAGTTGAATCACCTGCACGCACAGTCCAGACAGCCGCAAGTAACCGTGCAGGTCCTGCCGTTCGCCCAGGGAGCGCACGCTGCCGCCGTCGGTAGCTTCGTGATCCTGGGTGGACCGACGCCCGAGCTCGACGTCGTGTACGTGGACATCATCGGCGGCGGCCTCTTCATGGAGAAGCCTGAGGAGTTGGACCGCTATAAATTGGCGTTCCAGTACCTGAGCGCCCAGGCGTTGGACATTGAGACGTCGGCCGCGCTCCTCGATCGGGCCCGCAGGGAGCTTTGATGGATCAGCACGACATTCGCTGGGTGAAGTCCTCGTACAGCGGTGGTAGCGGGACCGAGTGCGTGGAGGTCGCGCGCATCCTGGCGCGTACGGCGGTGCGCGACTCGCAGCGGCCTGCTGGGCCACGCATATCCTTCGGCACCTCCACGTGGGCCACTTTCGTGCGGGCCCTCCGCCAGGATGCCGTCTGAGGAGGCACCCGGGTGCGGCGCATACCAGGGCCCCCGAAGCCGCGCCCGACCCCCGCGCTAGCCTCGGGAAAAACCGCACCTCAGGAGGCACACCATGGCGAAGGTTCCCGCGACTGTTATCGCGGCCGGCGGGCTCATCGGGGGCTACGGGGTTGCCCGGTGGACCAAGAAGCGGCCGCTCGGCGGGGTGGCGCTCGCTGCCGCCGGGGCGCTGGCGGCGCGGCAGTGGCAGCAGGCTGCCGGGACCAAGGCGGCCGTCGGGCTGACCGGGGCCTACGTCGCCGCGTTCGCCGGGTCGCATCCGCTGGCCAAGAAGGTCGGCGCGTGGCCCTCCGTGTTCGGCGTGGCCGGCGCGGTCGCCGTGGCCTCATGGGCCGTGACGCGCAACTCCGCCGCATAGGCGTCACTGGGCGCTGACGGGGGGCGCCCCGGGGCACCCCAAGCGGCGGCCCGGGCAGTGCCGGAAACTCTTCCGCCGCGCTGAGTTGAACGGAGTCCGCTCCCGGTCCGTACTCAGGAGCAACTCCCCCCAGTGGTCGGGCGCATGGCCGTACGGCAGGGACAGACAAGGCCGGTCATGCGCCCGGCGGGGAGGGAGCCGCCCCGTACGGGAGTTTTGTCCCGTACGGGAGTGGTCCAGGTCGGGGCCTGCCACGCCTGGGGCCACACAACGCGGGTGGTTGCGGGGCCCTGGCCCCGTAGACCTCGCTCCCAGAGTCCGGACCACGCATCCGTGCGCCCGCGCCGGCGCCCACCTCGGCCACCTCCACGCCGCGCGCCCGAGCCCCCACCGCACCCCGATGCCGACGCCCGCAGCAAACCCGCGCCCCCTCACCCCCCCACCGCGTGCGACACCGTATAGATCAGCAGCCCCGCCAACGCGCCGACCACCGTGCCGTTGATCCGGATGAATTGCAGGTCGCGGCCGATGTTCGCCTCGATCTTGCGGGATGTGTCGTTCGCGTCCCACGAGGCCACCGTGTCCGTGATCAGTGAGGTGATCTCCGCGCGGTACGTCGACACCACGTACGCCGCCGCGTCCTCGAGCCAGCCGTCCAGCTTCGACTGGAGGCGTGGGTCCGTCGTCAGGCGGGTGCCGAGGGAGAGCAGGGACGCCCGCGCGCGCCGGCGCAGTTCGCTGTGGTCGTCCTCCGCCGCCGCGATGATCATCGAACGCACCGAGGACCACGCCGAGGCGATGATGTCCTGCACCTCCCCACGGGCCAGGATCTCCGACTTGAACCGTTCCACCCTGGTCCGCGTCTCCGTGTCCGACTGGAGGTCCGCCGCGAAATCGGCCAGGAAGCGGTCGAGCGCGCCCCGGGCCGGATGCGCCGGCATGTCGCGCATCTCCGTCACGAAGCGCAGCAATTCCTTGTAGACGCGCTCGCCCACCTTGCGGTCCACGAAGCGCGGCGTCCAGCCGGGCGCGCCGCCCTGCACCGCGTCCATCACCGAGTCCCCGTGCAGCACCAGCCAGTCGTGGGCCCGCACGCACACCAGGTCCACGGCCTTGCGGTGGCTGCCGTCCGCGACGATCCGCTCCAGCGTCTTGCCCACGCCCGGCGCGATCTCCGCCGCGTCCGCCCGGCGCGTGATGGCCTCGCCCACCACCGCCTGCACGTCGGCGTCCCTCAGCACCGTCAGGGCGCCGCGCAGCGCCGTGGCCAGTTCCGAGGTGACCCTGTCCGCGTGCTCGGGCTCCGCGAGCCAGGTGCCCAGGCGCTGCCCGATCCCCAGCGCGTGCAGGCGGGTGCGTACCACCGCGGCCGACAGGAAGTTCTCGCCGACGAACGTGCCCAGGGACGCGCCGAACTGGTCCTTCTTGTTCTGGATGATCGCCGTGTGCGGAATGGGCAGGCCCAGCGGGCGGCGGAACAGCGCCGTCACCGCGAACCAGTCCGCAAGCGCGCCCACCATGCCGGCCTCGGCCGCCGCCGCGACATACCCCGCCCAGGCGCCCGCCCCCGTACGGTCCGCCCAGGTCGCGAGCGCGAAGACCACCGCGACCAGGATCAGCAGACCGGTCGCCGTCGCCTTCATCCGGCGTACGCCCCGGCGCTTCTCCTCGTCCGCCGCCGTGTAGGCGAAGGCCGAGGAGAGGGGTCCGCCCGGGCCGGTCCCGGCCCCCGCCGCCTCGGCACCCGGGGCCGCCGCGGCACCCCGGTCCGCCCCGGCACCCGGTCCCGTCCCGGCCGCCGCCCCCACCGCGCCCGGCGTCTGGGGGCCGGGTTCCTCGGACCCCGTTCCCGTACGTTGCATGCGCTCCACCGTTCTCACCGGAAGCGGCCTTCCCCGGCCGACGTCGTGCTCTCCATGTCGTACTTGCCGTGCTCTACATGAAGTACTCACGGGGTGCGCGATCAGTTCCCGTACGGCCCCGTACGTGCGTACGTCCACTCGTTCGGGTGGGGGCGGAGAACGGCCGGCCCGGGCCGGAGCCCCGAGCCGGAGCCCCTGGCCGGTGCGGGCGCGGGGTGTGCCGCCCCGGTCACCTCAGTTCCTTCCGGCCCCCGTCCCCCTCCTCCCCCCTCTTCTCCAGCCGCATCCGCTCCTTCTGCGCCTTGCGCAGCTTGCGGTCCACGCCGATTCCGCCCATCAGGGCGAACGCCACGATCGTCACCTTCGGGGAGCCCGGCGTGCCCACGCCGTTGGCCTTGCCGCCGTCCACTCCGCCCATCAGGCCGAAGCCCTTGACCTGGACGTTCAGCTCCGGCGGTACCGTCACACCCATCCCGCCCATGATCGTGAAAAGCCGCAGCACCGTCTCGCGGTCCTCGAAGCGCGCCTCGCGCAGGTCGATCTCGCCGCCGCCCCACATCGCGAACGCCGTGAACTTCTTCGCCACCGTCCACTCGCCCTTACGGGAGAAGCCGCTCCAGAAGGCGAAGCCTCCTTTGGAGGTCGGCGCGTGGCCGATGCGCGAAGGCCAGTGGACCTCCGCGTCGTCCCGCGTCGCGCGCGGCACCGCGAGGTCCGGCCCGATGGCGCCCGGCGCCGGCAGGTCGCGCACCAGCGGCTCCAACTCCCCATGTGTACGCGCCTTGTAGGCGGCTTCGAGGCGCTGCTCGAACTCCTCCATGTCGAGCCGCCCCTCCGCCATCGCCTCCCGCAGCGATTCCGCGACACGCTCGCGTTCCGCGTCCGAAGCGCGCATCTCCGGCAGCCCACCCGCTGGTTCACTCGTCATGGGCGAAGCCTAGTGAAGTCCCCGCCCCATGGCGCTGGGGGTGTGGGGTGCGGGGATGCGGGGGGGGTACCGCAGTGCGGGGGCGCCGGCCCGGCTCACGGCGGGGAGAGCGGGGCGGGCTCGTCCGGGGAGCCGTCGGCGCCGCCGTCCGGCGCGTACAGCATGCGCGCGATCACCGCCTCGATGTCGGGTTCGCGGATCGACAGGTCCACCAGCGGATATGTCTCGGCGATGTGCGCGACCAGTGGCGCGGCCGACGCCGACGCGGGGAAGGCGAGCCACTGGCGCGGGCCCTCGACCTTCACCACGCGGGCGCCCTCGGCCCGCACGGGGGGCAGTTCGCGCTCCAGGTCGACCACCAGGGTGCGTTCGCCCTCGCCCGCCTCGTGCAGCCCCGCGAGCGCCCCGTCGTACATGAGGCGGCCGTGATCGATGACCATCACCCGCTCACACAACTGCTCGATGTCGGTCAGATCGTGCGTGGTGAGCAGGATGGTGGTGGCGCGTTCGGCGTTCAGGTCGCGCAGGAACTGCCGCACCTTCGCCTTGCTGATGACGTCGAGGCCGATCGTCGGCTCGTCGAGGTAGAGCACGTCCGGGTCGTGCAGGAGCGCAGCCGCGATGTCGCCGCGCATGCGCTGACCCAGGGAGAGCTGGCGTACGGGTACGTCCAACAGGTCCCCCAGGTCGAGGAGTTCCACGCACCGGTCCAGGTTTTCGCGGAAGCGGTGGTCGGGGATGCGGTACATGCGGTGGG
Protein-coding regions in this window:
- a CDS encoding helix-turn-helix transcriptional regulator — its product is MAVGPTTRRRQLGADLRRLREHKGLTLEEAGALVSVSKATLSRYETKEGAVKWPTVEALCRAYGATDEERRTLVELAKGARIQGWWRSLADPIPESMNLMLTLEDEVVREDHYACMYVPGLLQTRAYAEAVHRASEMRCTEQEIAHMVDIRMKRQELLVRDDAPHIWAVVDEAVIRRMVGGKEVMREQLNHLHAQSRQPQVTVQVLPFAQGAHAAAVGSFVILGGPTPELDVVYVDIIGGGLFMEKPEELDRYKLAFQYLSAQALDIETSAALLDRARREL
- a CDS encoding ATP-binding protein, with protein sequence MAEPEGLGDLRRIVRRNLTVWGLPHLVEPAQLCATELVTNVITHVGRQTPTTLAVSMSGRSLRIEVIDPAACALPTRREAGTDDESGRGLVLVEALSERWGVVLRADRKVTWCELATGLHSEKDHIEDLRAERAELLLSLYCFEANVKASTGRVGVAVAEEAAIDVIADLLHWLRSHGRDPDGALDHAWMHFEAEISERP
- a CDS encoding DUF445 domain-containing protein, whose translation is MQRTGTGSEEPGPQTPGAVGAAAGTGPGAGADRGAAAAPGAEAAGAGTGPGGPLSSAFAYTAADEEKRRGVRRMKATATGLLILVAVVFALATWADRTGAGAWAGYVAAAAEAGMVGALADWFAVTALFRRPLGLPIPHTAIIQNKKDQFGASLGTFVGENFLSAAVVRTRLHALGIGQRLGTWLAEPEHADRVTSELATALRGALTVLRDADVQAVVGEAITRRADAAEIAPGVGKTLERIVADGSHRKAVDLVCVRAHDWLVLHGDSVMDAVQGGAPGWTPRFVDRKVGERVYKELLRFVTEMRDMPAHPARGALDRFLADFAADLQSDTETRTRVERFKSEILARGEVQDIIASAWSSVRSMIIAAAEDDHSELRRRARASLLSLGTRLTTDPRLQSKLDGWLEDAAAYVVSTYRAEITSLITDTVASWDANDTSRKIEANIGRDLQFIRINGTVVGALAGLLIYTVSHAVGG
- a CDS encoding DUF1707 domain-containing protein — translated: MRASDAERERVAESLREAMAEGRLDMEEFEQRLEAAYKARTHGELEPLVRDLPAPGAIGPDLAVPRATRDDAEVHWPSRIGHAPTSKGGFAFWSGFSRKGEWTVAKKFTAFAMWGGGEIDLREARFEDRETVLRLFTIMGGMGVTVPPELNVQVKGFGLMGGVDGGKANGVGTPGSPKVTIVAFALMGGIGVDRKLRKAQKERMRLEKRGEEGDGGRKELR
- a CDS encoding DUF397 domain-containing protein, coding for MDQHDIRWVKSSYSGGSGTECVEVARILARTAVRDSQRPAGPRISFGTSTWATFVRALRQDAV